The Diabrotica virgifera virgifera chromosome 4, PGI_DIABVI_V3a genome segment GACATATTCAACCATGGACGATAACACCACCAGCGGAAACAtgaaaaatgaaattaataatatattcgCATTGacatgtttaattttaatgcctgtattaatcttaattttaaaaattatttttaaaaaaattgtaaatagagCATTTGACACGTAATATAAAAATTGATGAGTAAAAAAGGAGTTTTAATTAAAAGTCAATAGTtttctatacatttttattataaaacataattATACAGGTAATATCGTATTACAAAACCATTAGCGTAGTCGATCCACATTTCTTTCGGTACATAAAAACACTCCATTGGCGTGACAGGGGTTTGCATCAGGAGCAAATTTACAAACGCAAGGTGTGTAATCAAATTTGCAGACATCAATAATAGCAGGAAGAATTCCAATCATATTACATTTCTGTCGTAAAAACTCTGCTTTTTGTTCTCCTCGAACGTAAATGTAATCGGCAGCATACAATAACTTGGATTCtagtatttgatttattttggAATATTCCACATCACCATTGGAATACCGAATGCCATGCACATTTTTCTCCAAGAAGAATACAGTCTTCTTATCTTGATTAGTTAATGAAGCAAACGGTTGCGGAGACGTAAATATGTAATGATATCGTTTAAAACCAATTTCAATGCTGAGTTCCTTGGGTATAAACAATCTATCTACCATAAATCCCTGTATGTCAACTAAAGCAATCCTCATGATTGAGCGTGATGAATGATACTGAGTGACATACTCTTTAAACcgacttaaataatatttttgataactTCTGTTAGAGGAAAGTATTCGAGTAGGCTGTCGTGAACAATTAAACAGTAGGCTCGAGTGCCTGCCGGAAAACCTTCATCTGCTTCGATTTCCAGTTTAACATCAACGGTTCCTGATCTGAATGACGTATCATCCTGCTTGGAACAGTCAAAAACAAATAAGGCATATTTCTTGAAAGCAGCATAATCTAAGATGGGATGTTTTGTTGAGGAAAGAGTATAACTAGGAAAGAATTCCGTATAGTTATAGTGAGCTATAGCATAGTCATTTTTTGCAAAATCCAATTGCATTCTCTCGTTAGGCCAGTATTCTCCATTAATAACTAATCGCACGCTGGACATTCTAATGTGATCAAATAACGTTGGATCAGCGTGTATGTCATCTCGTTTAGAAGTTTGAAAAGCCACAATGACATAGCGTGGACGTTCAACAGATGAAGTTGTCTTTACACTCCATATCTCGCGTCGAGATCCTGACGTAAGTGAAGGTAGTTCATTGAGCTCCCATTTACGGAAAGGTATAGTTATCGGCACATTATTCTTAATCGGAGTCATTAATTCAATTTTCATATCATCATTGGGAAAGACATGCTTGACCTTGAGTTCCATGCTGGAAACAGTTAAAGATACTGTTATTGTTGTTGTAGCATTAGGTTCTTTCACTAGAATACAGTCTCTATCATTGCGTGCTCGAACAAATCGAAACACTTGACGGCCATAGGTTAATTTATTGTAGTCGTTGAAAATGTTGAATATATGTTTTATCGGAATCAGTAGACTAAAGTTGTCTCCCGATATATGTGGATTATTCGGATAGTTCCATCCTGCAGTACTGAGAAACTTGGAATCTTCAGgagtataacataacaaactgCGAATAGTGCTAACTACACCTGGGTCTCTAACTATTTCCATATCATGTGAACTTTGGATATACGTACATGTATCAAACAAGAAAGCTCCAGCATTCGGTGCAAGAGAAACCACTCCATCACCTACTTTCTCTATACTTCCTTTAATTTCCAACAGCGTTTCGTGTATCCCAAAAAATGCATCTGATTGATTTATGATAAATTCGACAACGTCACTATTATTAAATGATTTGATGTATGGTGTATATGTCCGAAATTCTTCTTTTCTAATAGTATTATCGAACAGAGGTTTTTGGTAAAGATCGAAAATATGAGGTTGAGGCTCCTGCTGTTGAACCCCCCGTCGAATGTATTGACGTTTTGACATCTTTCAGCTTTAATCCAATGGCAACAAGAAAGGCTTTATTGGCGGCAGACACGTCACGTCGCATGCAGGATCTGTGTGAGACTAATGGATATTGACTTgagttttgttttataattaaacCCATTTATATCGTTTCCTTAAAATCCAAATGGAGCGTACTTTTCTCTCCTCTAAAATTGACAGGTCTTAATTCCTGATCGACTATACTAACAGTAATTTTGGTAATTTCACGTATACTGCTGCTTATTGGTATGTATATAGGGTTATGAGGACGTTCATCAATAGAAAAACCTGGATCAACATTTATCGGAAAATGCAGAATGGTGTGTACAGGTCTGTCTTCGTAGAAGGCTCCTTCAGTAATGTTGCATTCAAATAGTAGACTTgatacttttataatatttaCAGGTTGGTCTGAAGAATGCATTTTTCCTGATTTTAACACTCTATTTGAGGAGAAACCCAATAATTTACCAAGACTATCTTCTTTCTCGAAAGTAATGGTATGATCTTGACAGAAAATTTCACATTTAAGCGTATTGTTGTTCGGTTTTAAAGTGAACTCCTGAACCGAATTGTATATACCCATTAATTTATTTCGAATGTATGCTTCGATATCGGTAATTTCATACGATCCTGATGGAATTTCGATATAACGCAACTTTGTACGATCATTCTGCTCATAGAAATAAAACTTTTCACCATCAATGTTTGGAATTGAATTAAATGTATGAAATCCCAACACTGCTACATAATACTGCCGTAGCGGATCAAGCACAAGAGGCACTTGAGGAGTAAACGAAAACTCGTTTGTAGTACTTGTTAGGGTCAATAATCGAGACATGACTGATAGGAGGTAAAAGGTGCAGTAAGTTAAATACCAAAATATGTTAAacatttctttatttttcttaGAATAATGTTACATGTttttcttgttttatttatattttgttcataATACGGTATTCTACAAAATACACATACACTTTCCATCGTCCCACAAACATCGCACCATACGTGTTTCTTATAGTCTTTCTTGCAAGGTAAATAATATTCTAGTGCATGGCgaatatcttgtggtaattcATACCAGACATCAGCGCTTATATTTTCCATTATACAGAAACTTTAAGCACAAATGTCCACAGTTTATTTGGTTATAACTTTGATATTGATCGTTATTATAGGCAATTCTTCCACCATTCAAATAGGAAACTAGTTCTTGAGGTGGCTTCAAGCAACCATATGAATCAAAATACTCTATGTCTTTGTTTATCTTTCTGTAAGCTACCCAATGTGTACCAGGGTTTGTTGAAATGTCGAGATTAATTATAGCACATTCATGTTTACGAGGGTTACGAGGTAAATTATCTCTCATAAACACACCAcgaaaatttggaattttaagtagTTTAACAAATTTATTCAAGTCCACATTGGTTAAAGGTCTATTAGGTAGCTTCAGCGGTAGttttttgacttttttaaatATAATCCAAAGCCTCCTTTAGCGTTTTTTCGAAGATATAATCCTTTGCCTAGATGTTCCATAGCTTTATTATGACGTTTGTCCTCTTCTAGTTTCTTTTGAGCATTCTTTGAATCAATTACAGTCTTTGCGATGGCACTTGCACCACCAGCCAAGCTACCAAGAGCTGATAAGCCTGCAAAGATGGGGATTAAAGGTAAAATACCACCAGATTTTGATTCGAATGGAATGATTCTTGGAACTCGTACATTTCTTTTCCCACCTATATTCTTCACGGCTGTTCTAGCTGCTGCAAGTGCAACTAGGGCTGATTTACGCAAATTTGGTGACGGAGGAGTTCGTTTCAACGTTCTGATAATTGGTTGTAGCACGTGTCGCTTAAATGAACCAACACCTTTACCACGTTTCATACCCATACCTAGTTTTCGTTTAACTTTCATTGCTGTAGTAGTCAACCAGGCAGTGGCTTTTTCACTCAAAGATGCGTCGTTTGCTGTAACTCGTTCCCACGCTTTGTTTTCCAATACCCAATCTGCTTTATGTCTATCTTTCAATGAATTACTATGAGAATATGCAATATCATGATCTCTCGCAGCTCGATCTAATGGATTTATCCCTGGATCTCCACGAGCTAGACGTTTCTGTAATTTAGTTCCAGGTCCTAGATACTGGTAACCAGGGGCATGCAATTCAAACGGTATATTGTTGATCAGAGAATTCAACACTCCTTCACCTTGAACGACTAACATTGAAATGAATCGCTTCTTGAAAAATTTCTTTATATAACCAAGCGAATAAAATACATCTTAATCACAATATGAAGGTCATTCAACAAGATAAGACACTAGCAGTGGAGAACTTGGATTTTGTCGATAACGTGACAAGAATCAGTAAACATGGTGTATTGCTACCACATTCTTTTCGTGCTATCGTATGTGGCCCAAGCGGATGTGGAAAAACGAATGCTATGCTGGCATTACTGTTTGATCTAAATGGCGCTAAATTCAAAAATGTTTACGTATATTCAAAATCGTTGTTTCAACCCAAGTATCAGTTTTTGAAGGAAGTGTTGGAATCTGTGAAAGAGGTTGGCTATTTTCCATTTAAAGACAATGATGCCGTAATAAGTCCTGGCGAAGCTAAACCAAACTCAGTATTCATATTTGATGACGTATCGACGGATCCACAACAAACAATACGTGAATATTACTGTATGGGAAGACATAAAGATATCGATTGTGCATACATATGTCAATCATACAGTCGAGCAGGCAAACAACTCCTGCGTGATAATGCCAACCTTATTGTATTGTTTAAACAGGATGAGCTCAATTTAAAACACGTCTTTGATGATCACGTCTCACCTGACATGACATttgttcaatttaaaaaaatttgttctgaatgtTGGCAGGATAAGTATGGCACGTTCGTAATTGTTAAggatttcgatatttctaacggACGATATCGTTTAGGCTTCGACAAGTTTATAAAATTGTAGTTATGATCGAAATACACGCATTCCATAACAACATGTTGGACAAAGAGGTAGCTGCACGCAAGCGTAAAGTTGCTGAATTAGCTCGAGTCATTCGCAAAAAGTATTTGGCATTAAAGCTAGGTAGGACAGAACAAGACGATACGCTAAATAAACTCTTTGAACCCATAACTAAACCACTAAAAGATATTGCACAATCCTCACATCATGCTGCTAATAACAAGCTTAAACACGTCAAAAAGGAAGAGATGAAATCAGAAGAAGAGGTGAAAAAAGAAGATAGCGATGACGATGTATTTTCCGATACAGTATCAACGAATCATGAAAATGAAGATTTAAAACAatataaagaattaaataatactGAAGTTCATCACAATTCCATAGGCCATCTTAAAGGTGCAACTGcagaaaaatatcttaatattgTCAAACCGTTGTTTAAACCTAAAAAAGCAAAGAAGCAATCACCGAAAATTAAATCTACTAGATTAAAGAAACTGTCTCTCGAAGGTCAAGAGAAAGCGACTCGTTCACCACCGAAAACTCGGTCTACTACATCAAAGAAATCGCCTTTAGAAGTAGTAAAAGCAACTCGTTCATCATCGTCAGCAACTTCATCTACCTCCAAAGGATCA includes the following:
- the LOC126883759 gene encoding uncharacterized protein LOC126883759, whose translation is MSKRQYIRRGVQQQEPQPHIFDLYQKPLFDNTIRKEEFRTYTPYIKSFNNSDVVEFIINQSDAFFGIHETLLEIKGSIEKVGDGVVSLAPNAGAFLFDTCTYIQSSHDMEIVRDPGVVSTIRSLLCYTPEDSKFLSTAGWNYPNNPHISGDNFSLLIPIKHIFNIFNDYNKLTYGRQVFRFVRARNDRDCILVKEPNATTTITVSLTVSSMELKVKHVFPNDDMKIELMTPIKNNVPITIPFRKWELNELPSLTSGSRREIWSVKTTSSVERPRYVIVAFQTSKRDDIHADPTLFDHIRMSSVRLVINGEYWPNERMQLDFAKNDYAIAHYNYTEFFPSYTLSSTKHPILDYAAFKKYALFVFDCSKQDDTSFRSGTVDVKLEIEADEGFPAGTRAYCLIVHDSLLEYFPLTEVIKNII